From Suricata suricatta isolate VVHF042 chromosome 1, meerkat_22Aug2017_6uvM2_HiC, whole genome shotgun sequence, a single genomic window includes:
- the LOC115302542 gene encoding janus kinase and microtubule-interacting protein 1-like, whose protein sequence is MEYILFVLYFSFFLCLCALVCLYFSGCQEMTYKHEVALTWAHRGSACWARCLHELTQCSWKHVVETFFGFDEESVDSETLSETSCNTDRTDRAPATPEEDLDDATTREEADLRFCQLTREYQALQRAYALLQEQVGGTLDAEREARTREQLQADLLRCQAKIEDLEKLLVEKGQDSKWVEEKQLLIRTNQDLLEKIYRLEMEESQLKHEMQDAKDQNELLEFRVLELEVRDSICCALSNGADLLFEPKLKFM, encoded by the exons ATGGAGTACATCCTCTTCGTGCtgtatttctccttctttctctgtctctgtgccctggTGTGTCTGTACTTTTCCGGCTGCCAGGAGATGACCTACAAGCATGAAG TGGCACTCACATGGGCCCATCGAGGGTCGGCGTGCTGGGCACGGTGCCTGCATGAGCTCACTCAGTGCTCTTGG AAGCATGTTGTGGAGACATTTTTTGGATTTGACGAGGAGTCTGTGGACTCGGAAACATTGTCAGAAACATCCTGCAACACGGACCGGACGGACAGGGCCCCGGCCACGCCCGAGGAAGACTTGGATGAC GCAACGACGCGGGAGGAGGCCGACCTGAGGTTCTGCCAGCTGACCCGGGAGTACCAGGCCCTTCAGCGGGCCTACGCCCTGCTTCAGGAGCAGGTCGGTGGGACGCTGGACGCCGAGAGAGAGGCCCGG ACTCGGGAACAGCTCCAGGCTGACCTGCTGAGGTGTCAGGCGAAAATCGAAGATTTGGAGAAGTTACTGGTTGAGAAGGGACAG GATTCCAAGTGGGTTGAGGAGAAGCAGCTGCTCATCAGGACGAACCAGGACTTGCTGGAAAAG ATTTACAGACTGGAAATGGAAGAGAGTCAGCTGAAGCATGAAATGCAAGACGCCAAGGACCAGAATGAGCTGCTAGAGTTCCGAGTGCTGGAGCTCGAAGTAAGAGACTCTATCTGTTGCGCGCTCTCAAACGGAGCAGACCTGCTCTTTGAGCCCAAACTGAAATTCATGTAA
- the LOC115302548 gene encoding janus kinase and microtubule-interacting protein 1-like, whose product MGEDVAAWGKEEGQALESPDFHGGQSKMDEIRGKDRVILALEKELGVQTGQTQKLLLQKEALDEQLVQVKEAERYHSSPKRELPPGIGDMAELMGSQDQHMEERDVRRFQLKIAELNSVIRKLEDRNTLLADERNELLKRSRETEVQLKPLVEKNKRMNKKNEDLLQSIQRMEEKIKNLTRENVEMKEKLSAQASLKRHTSLNDLSLTRDEQEIEFLRLQVLEQQHVIDDLSLERERLLRSRRHRGKSLKPPKLHDSNLCSGYRRPFAQGIADFL is encoded by the exons ATGGGTGAGGATGTGGCTGcctggggaaaggaagagggtcAAGCCTTGGAAAGTCCAGACTTCCATGGCGGCCAGAGCAAG ATGGACGAGATCCGAGGGAAAGACCGCGTGATTCTGGCCTTGGAGAAGGAACTCGGCGTGCAGACTGGTCAGACCCAGAAACTACTTCTTCAGAAGGAGGCGTTGGATGAGCAGCTGGTCCAGGTCAAAGAGGCCGAGCGGTACCACAGCAGTCCGAAGAGAGAGCTCCCGCCTGGTATCGGGGACATGGCAGAACTCATGGGCAGCCAG GACCAACACATGGAGGAGCGGGACGTGCGGCGGTTCCAGCTAAAAATTGCCGAACTGAACTCGGTGATACGGAAGCTGGAGGACAGGAATACCCTCTTGGCGGACGAGAGGAATGAGCTG CTGAAACGCTCCCGGGAGACCGAGGTCCAGCTGAAGCCCCTCGTGGAGAAGAACAAGCGGATGAACAAGAAGAATGAGGATTTGCTGCAGAGCATCCAGAGGATGGAGGAGAAAATCAAGAACCTCACGAGGGAAAATGTGGAGATG AAGGAGAAGCTGTCGGCGCAGGCGTCCCTGAAGCGGCACACATCCCTGAACGACCTCAGCCTGACGCGGGACGAGCAGGAGATCGAGTTCCTGCGGCTGCAGGTCCTGGAGCAGCAGCACGTCATCGACGACCTCTCCCTG GAGAGGGAACGGCTCCTGCGCTCCAGACGACATCGCGGGAAAAGCCTGAAGCCACCCAAG CTACATGACTCCAACCTCTGCTCTGGTTATCGGAGGCCGTTCGCCCAGGGCATTGCTGACTTCCTATAA